Genomic window (Salinibacterium sp. M195):
TTGCAGGCCCGCGTTCGATTGCGAGATTTGGCCGTCGACTAGTTGCCTTGACTATCGACTGGGCGTTCGCAGTTGTCGTCTCAATCGCGTTCTTCGACTATGACGCTTTCGCGACCTTGGCAGTATTTGTCACCGCACAGATCGTCTTGCTACTCACAGCGAACGGCAGCTTTGGTCATTTGATCACAGGGCTGCGGGTGGTTCCTGTCGCTGGAGGATACCTCGGCGTGTGGCGTCCGATCGTTCGGACGCTCCTTATGGCGCTCGTCATTCCCGCAGTGATTTGGGATGCGGATCAACGTGGCATGCACGA
Coding sequences:
- a CDS encoding RDD family protein, whose amino-acid sequence is MQQPQNSHDQWPGKSIGLPIAGPRSIARFGRRLVALTIDWAFAVVVSIAFFDYDAFATLAVFVTAQIVLLLTANGSFGHLITGLRVVPVAGGYLGVWRPIVRTLLMALVIPAVIWDADQRGMHDRLAGTLLVRR